In Candidatus Manganitrophaceae bacterium, the genomic stretch TTTTAAAAAAGGAAGTAGAAGAAAAAGGGAGAGAGGATCAAATTGCGGAAGAATGTCGGCTGTTGGAGGAGATTAAATGGAATGGAAAATCCTTTGAGCCCAACGATTATCTCCGGATCAAAGGCGCAAGGCCCCTTCCCCCACAATCGCAGCGGGTACTCAGGGAGCTGGTGGTTGTTCGGGACCGTCTGGCGAAGGAACGGAATCGTCCTCCCTTCAAGGTCATTGCAAACTGGGAGCTTTTGATGGTTGCGAAGAACCCTCCTCAGGACGAAGCCGCTCTGGATCGCTTGTTTCCAAGAGAAAGTGCGAGTATCCGAAGGAATAAATCACTTTGGTTGGAGGCGGTTACAAAAGGTCTGACGACGGAGATGCCTCTCCCTGGGAGAGAGAGACGCTCAGCGGGACAGCTCTCGTTGACGCGCGATGAGGAAAAACTCCTGGTTGGACTCAAGGCCTGGCGGAACAAACAGGCTGCAGTTGAAGGTGTAGAACCCTCAATGGTGATCTCCTCCAGTACCCTTAAGGTGATCGCAAGGGAAAAGCCGAGCACCACCGGAGCACTTGATCCCATTCTGCCGCTTCGGAAATGGCAGGCCCAGCGTTATGGGAGCTTGCTGATCCAGGAGATTTCCCGCCTCCTTCCCCCCTCGGCGATTTCAGAATGAGAAAGGACTGACTTTTTTTAGAAATTTTAAAACCATTTTTCTACTCCGTTCGCATTGGAACGATCCCCCTGGCGGACTCCTGAGCCAATCTCCGCAGGTAATCTGCCTGCCAGTCCCCTCATTCTCGATACTTGAGAAATCTTTCCCGCAACAAAGCGCCGTACGTCGGCTTGCTGACCTGTCTAAGCAATAGTGTCTATTGTCTGTCTAAGTGCTTAGACACGTAGACACTATTCTCCTTATTTTAAGGCAAGGAAATTCCCCTCCTTAATTAATGCAATAAAATAAATAAAAACAGGGTGTTATTAGTGCTTCATCTGAGCCCGAGAGATAGCTGAAACAGTCTGGCATGTCTTTTGCTTTATCGGATCTATGCGTACAACTCTTCAGGGTAACACCAGACTATTTTGAGGGCAGATTCAATCATACCTTTTATATCGAAAAGAGAAAGAGAGATTATTCCGAAATGACTGGACTTCGGCGGTTAAACTTTATCAACAAGAGTTCGCTCGGTAACGCCATGGTTCAGACTCATGTCACACAAATCTTGAAAACCACCGTAAAAAAGGGGAGATGTAAATGGACAGAGCAGGAAGAAAAATACTGAGAGGATT encodes the following:
- a CDS encoding ribonuclease D, which codes for MEYITSPDARDTAIAVLKGCSVIGVDTEGDSLFSYQEKVSLIQISGGDHHYVFDPLLLDSVLPLASILEDRSILKILHGADYDLVSMKRDFHFKIGPIFDTTLAARAVGIEKFSLQDLVMRYFQETLSKKYQKADWSHRPIPREQLDYAFRDTLFLVPLYQILKKEVEEKGREDQIAEECRLLEEIKWNGKSFEPNDYLRIKGARPLPPQSQRVLRELVVVRDRLAKERNRPPFKVIANWELLMVAKNPPQDEAALDRLFPRESASIRRNKSLWLEAVTKGLTTEMPLPGRERRSAGQLSLTRDEEKLLVGLKAWRNKQAAVEGVEPSMVISSSTLKVIAREKPSTTGALDPILPLRKWQAQRYGSLLIQEISRLLPPSAISE